The following are encoded together in the Kwoniella europaea PYCC6329 chromosome 1, complete sequence genome:
- a CDS encoding vacuolar transporter chaperone 1 — protein MSTQPLLQRTAKKRIALPVRVEPKVFFANERTFLSWLHFAVVLGGLAVGLLNFGDKVGKISAAMYTVIAMAVMLYALVIYQMRARSIRLRTGAPYDDRLGPTVLCVCLLAAIVTNFILKAVYE, from the exons ATGTCAACTCAACCTCTGCTCCAACGGACTGCTAAAAAG CGAATCGCTTTACCAGTCCGAGTAGAACCCAAAGTGTTTTTCGCCaatga ACGAACGTTCTTATCATGGCTTCATTTCGCGGTAGTCTTAGGTGGTTTGGCAGTTGGTCTATTGAATTTTGGTGATAAA GTCGGAAAGATATCTGCTGCGATGTACACCGTGATCG CCATGGCGGTGATGCTCTACGCTTTAGTGATATATCAAATGCGTGCTCGATCGATTAGATTAAGGACTGGTGCGCCATACGACGATAGACTTGGACCG ACCGTTTTGTGTGTCTGCTTATTAG CTGCGATCGTCACCAACTTTATCCTCAAGGCGGTATACGAGTAG